Below is a window of Polyangiaceae bacterium DNA.
CGTTCGTGATGCTGAAGCACAAGGACCAGACCGCGCTGCCGGCGGACGAGGGCGGCGCGAGCTGCTCCGGTGGCTGCGACGAGCAGGTCACTCGCATCGAGGCGGGGAGCTCGGTTTGGGGGCGCTTCAAGGGTATCACCGGCATCAACGTTCAGTTGGCCTCGACCAGCGAAGCGGGCGTGGGGCAGGGCGTCTTCAGCGTGTGCAAGACGGATCTGCCGGCGTTCGACCTCGGCGCGGCCTCTACCGGGCTGCCGGGCTTCAACAACCTGCCGTCGCCAGCGCACGGCGTCGCGGCCAGCGACGACTGCGAGTGGCGGGTGAAGGCCGTGGGCGGCTTCGTGTATTTCCGCGCCGTCACGGTCACCTCGCCGGCGGGGAGCGGCGGCAGCGGCGGCACCGGCGGCGCTTCGAGCGGCGGCACGGGCGGCGGCCCGTCGTGAGCGGTCCGTGCGCCGGCCCGTCGTGAGCGGCCCGCACGCCGGCTGAATCTGTGGCATCATCCCGCTCCCGTGCGGCTCCTCTATATCGCGCCAGAAGTGGCGCCGTTCGCCAAGACGGGGGGGCTCGCAGACGTGCTTGGCGCGTTGCCGCGGCAGATGCAGCGGCTCGGGCACGACGTGCGCGTCTTCCTGCCGGCCTACGCGCAGATCGATCGGAAGAAGTACCGGCTGCGCCCGGTGCTCGGGCCGGTGCAGATCCAGCTCGGCGGCCGGCGCTTCGGCGTCGGCATCGCCAGCGCGCTCCTACCGGGCAGCGACCTGGAGATCCACTTCGTCCACTCGCCGGAGCTCTTCGCGCGTTCCTCCATCTACACCGCGGACGCCGACGAGCACCTGCGCTTCCTGGTGCTCTCCTACGGCGCCCTCGAGGCCTGCCGTCGCTTGGGCTTTTCGCCGGACGTCGTTCACTGCCACGACTGGCAGACGGCGCTCGTGCCTTTGGCGCTGAAGACGTTGTACGCCCGTGATCCCGTGCTCCGGCGCGCGCGCTCGCTGCTCACCATCCACAACCTGCACTACCAGGGCTATTTCCCGGCCAGCGTGCTGCCGGAGACCGGCCTCGCCCGTGCGGCGCACCTCTTCCACCAGGACTACTTGAAGGAAGGCCGCCTCAACTTCCTCCTGCACGGCGTGCTCTACGCCGACGGCATCACGACCGTGAGCCCGAGCTATTCGCGCGAGATCCAGGGCCCCGACCACGGCGCTGGCCTCGACCCGTTCTTGCGCACGCGTGCCTCCACCGTGGTCGGGATCTTGAACGGCGTGGACTACGAGGAGTGGAGCCCGGAGCACGATCCGTTCATTCCGCACCCTTACGGCGCCACGGATCTCTCCGGCAAGGAGAAGAACAAAGCCGTGCTGCTCGGCAAGCTCGGGCTCGAGTACCTGCCCGGAACGCCGGTGGTCGGCGCCGTCAGCCGCATGGTGGGGCAGAAGGGCCTCGACCTGCTCGCCGGCGTGCTCGGTCGCGCGCTCCGCCGCCACCGCTTCCAGTTCGTGCTGCTCGGCAGCGGCGAGCACCAGCTGGAGGAGATGTACGCCGCGCTCCAGCGGACGTTCCCGCGCCAGGTCTGCTTCTACCGCGGCTACAGCAACGAGCTGGCGCACCTGATCGAGGCCGGCGCCGACATGTTCGTGATGCCGTCGCGCTACGAGCCCTGCGGCCTGAACCAGCTCTACAGCCTGCGCTACGGCACCGTGCCCATCGTGCACAAGACCGGAGGGCTCGCCGACACCGTGCAGCTCTTCAACCCGAAGACGGGTCGCGGCACCGGCTTCCCGTTCGAACAGCACGACGCGCAGGGGCTGACCTGGGCCCTCGAGACGGCGCTGAAGCTCTATCGCGACCCCTCGGTCTGGCGGAAGATCATGCTAAATGGCATGGCTCAGAACTTCTCCTGGGCCGTGCAGGCCAAGCAGTACGAGCTGCTCTACGAGCGCCTGCTGCGGAACTGAGACAGGAACCCTCATGCACGTCGTCTTCATCGAGCCGCGCTTCCCCGCCAACCAGAAGCTCTTCGTCCGCGCGCTCGCCGAAGTGGGCGCGAAGGTCACCGCCATCGGCGAAGGCAGCAAAGACTCCCTCGACGACGAGCTCAAGCGCTGGCTCCTGCACTACGAGGAGGTCAAGAACGTCTGCGACGAGGGCGCCGTGCTCCGCGCCCTGCGCTTCATCCAGGGCCGCGCCCACGTCGATCGGCTGGAGGCCGTGGTGGAGGCCCACATCATGCCGACCGCCAAAGTGAGGGAGGCCGCCGGGATCCCCGGCACCAGCGTGCGCACGGCCTTCTTGTGCCGCGACAAGCCGGCCATGAAGGAGGTGCTGCGGGAGGGCGGGATCCCCTGCGCCCAGTCCACCGGCGCGTCCACCGCGGAGGAGGTGCGGGCGTTCGTGGAGCGCGTCGGCTTCCCGGTCATCTTGAAGCCGCGGGACGGCGCCGGCGCCTCCGGCGCGGTGCGCGCCGACAGCCTGGCCGATCTCGGCAAGGTGCTCGGCTCGTTCGGGCTGGGCCACCCCGGCCGCTCCATCGCGGTGGAGGAGTTCATCGAGGGCCACGAGGGCTTCTACGACACCATCAGCATCAAGGGCGAGGTGGTGCACGAGTTCGCCACGCACTACTACCCGAACGTGCTCGAGGCCATGCGCAAGCGCTGGATCTCGCCGCAGTTCGTCGCCACCAACCGCATCGACAGCGCACCCGGCTACGACGAGGTGAAGCTGCTCGGGCGCAAGGTGGTGAAGCTGCTCGGCATCGAGACCTCGGCGACCCACATGGAGTGGTTCGCCGGCCCCAAGGGCCTGAAGTTCTCCGAGATCGGCTGCCGCCCGCCGGGCGTGCGCGCCTGGGATCTCTACAACGTCGGCAACGACATGGACCTGTATCGCGAGTGGGCCATGGCCGTCTGCGCCGGCCGGCCCAGCCAGCGCGCGTCGCGACGGCTCTCCGCCGGCATCATCGCCCTGCGTCCCAGCCAGGACGGACGCATCAGCGGCTACGACGGGCTCGAGGCCGTCGGCAAGTCGTTCGGGCAGTACATCATCGACGCACACACGCCGCCCATCGGTACACCCACCCAGCCGGTCGAGGCGGGCTACATGGCCAACGCCTGGATCCGGATGAAACACGAGAACTACGACGAGCTCCGGCGCATGCTGGACGTGGTCGGTCAGACCGTGAAAGTGTGGGCCCACTGACGGTACCTGCCGTCGTCCTCCTCGGCCCGCAGCAGCCGCAGCCGGACGTCGGCGCGGCGCTCTCCGACTTGGGCGTCAAGGGCCAGGTGGCGCTGATCACCGCGGGCTGGCAGGAGCGCGAGCGCGAGGACGCGACGCTGATCGCGACGCTCGGCGTGAAGGCCGTGAACCTGAAGCTCCACGCGCGCTCGGAGAAGGTCTTCGCGGCGGACAAGGAGCTGTCCCAGGCCGCCAAGGCGCGACAGGCGCGGCTCAAGGCGGTCAACGACTTCTACCGCATCCGGCTGGACCACGCCTTCGAGGCCGCTCACGCCATCTCGGTGCGCCACGTCGATCCCGAGCTCCTGGCGGAGGAGCAGCACGAGTCGGTCGAGGCGCTGAAGCAGCTCGACGGCGATCACCTGGAGCGCTGCCAGGCCTCCCACGACCAGTTCGTGCAGAAGTGGGCCCCGAACGAGCGACCGGCGGTGGCCAAGCACCGCCACGAGCTCCACGCCATCATCGACGACTCCGAGGCGATCGTGGTGATGGGTGGTCACGTCGTCTCGCTCCTGAACCGCATGAAGCTGTTCGACGTGGTTGGCCTGACCAAGACCCAGCGCTGGTTCGCCGCGGCCGCCGGCGCCATGGTGCTCACCGAGCGCATCTACCTGTTCCACGACTTCCCGCCCCACGGCACCGGCATCGCGGAGGTGCTCGACTGGGGCTTCGGCTTGGTGCGCGACCTGGTCGTGCTGCCCGATCCCAGCCACCGCATCCGCCTGGACGACCGGGCGGGCATCGCGCGCTTCGTGCAGCGCATCGCTCCGGCCAGCTGTCTGGCCATGGATCGCGGCGCCCGCGTCTACGCCGAGCACGGGCACGTGCGCGGAGGGTTCTGCCATCGCCTGTGCGCCGACGGGCAGGTCGAGGAAGGCTGGACCGGATGAGCCGCAAGAAGGCCATCGAGGAGCTTCAGGCGGGCCCGCGCACCCCGGAGGACGTCGCCGCCTTCTTCGAAGGACGCAGCTTCCCAATCGTCGAGGGCTCGACCATCACCTTCGTGTACCGCGGAGACGCGGAGGCCATTCACCTCAAGCACTGGGTGTTCGGCCTGCCGTCGTCGCAGCAGCTCACGCGCATCGAGGGCACCGACGTCTGGTTCCTCACGCTGGAGCTGCCGCCGGGCTCCCGCGTCGAATACAAGCTCGAGGTCGTGCGCGGTGGGCGCGGCGAGTGGATGGAGGATCGCCTCAACCCGAACCGCGCGCGGGATCCCTTCGGCGCGAACTCGGTGGCGCACGGCGAGGGTTACTCCATCCCGAGCTGGATCCACCCCGACAAGGAGTCGAAGCCCGGCAAGATCGACGAGCTGGTCCTGGACAGCAAGGTGTTCGGCGGCCGACGCAGCGTCGAGATCTACCTGCCGGCCCGCTTCCGTCGCACGCGCCGCTATCCGCTGCTCGTGGTCCACGACGGCCACGACTACCTGCGCTACGCGGCCCTGGGCACCATCCTCGACAACCTGACCCACCGCCTCGAGATCCCGGACATGATCGTGGCCATGACCAGCTCGCCGGATCGCCTGGTCGAATACGCGAACGACGAGCGTCACGCGCGCTTCCTCACCGACGAGCTGGTGCCGCAGCTCGAGCGCGCGCTGCCGGTGGACGCCCGGCCCCAGGCACGCTGCCTGATGGGCGCGAGCTTCGGTGCCGTGGCGGCGCTCTCGACCGCCTGGCGGCGCCCCGGCTACTTCGGACGCTTGCTGCTCCAGTCCGGCTCCTTCGCCTTCACCGACATCGGCGACCGCAACCACCGCGGCCCCCTCTTCGATCCGGTGGTCGCCTTCATGAACAAGCTGCGCGCCCGTCCCGTCGCCATGTCCGAGCGCGTGTTCGTCAGCTGCGGCATGTACGAGTCCTTGATCTACGAGAACCGCTCGCTGGTGCCCATGCTCCAGGGCACCGGCATGGACGTGCGCTTCGTCGAGGCCCGCGACGGCCACAACTGGGAGAACTGGCGCGACCGCCTGCGCGAGGGCCTCTCCTGGCTGTTCCCGGGGCCGTTGCTCTTCGTGTACGAGTAGTCGAATCGCCTCACGGGCTGGCAGCCCCGAAGGCCTCGTGCGACGCTAGGCCTCGTGACTCGGCCCGAAGCAGAGACCCCCCCGAGCTTCGAGGTCGCGCTCGCCGAGCTCCCGCTCTTTCCGTTGCAGCAGGTGGTGCTCTTCCCCGGCGCCAAGCTCCCGCTCCACGTCTTCGAGCCCCGCTATCGGAAAATGCTCGCGGACTGCCTCGGGTCGCACCGGACGATGGCCGTGGTCCTGGTGCCCAGCCCGCACCCGGTCGATCGCCACGGGCACCCGCCCATCGCGCCCGTCGCGGGCGCCGGGTTCGTCGTCGAGCACCAGGCGCTGCCGGACGGCCGCTCGAACATCTTGCTCGTGGGCAAGGCGCGGGTGTCGCTCGAGGAGCTGCCCTTCGAGGCGCCCTACCGTCGCGCCCGGGCGAAGCTGCTCCACGACGTGCCGACCGAGGTCTCTTCGGCCGACTTCTCGGCCCTGGCGCAGACGGCCACGGCGTTCGCCCACGAGGTCAGGAAGCGCGAGCAGCGTTTCTCGTTCCACCTGCCGCCGGCGGCCACGCCCGCAGAGCTCGCCGACGCCTGCGCGCAGCACTTGGTGATCGACGCCGACGCGCGCCAGCGAGCGCTGGAGACCCTCGACGTGCGCGAGCGCGTTCAACTCGTCACACACGAGCTGGTGTCGCAGACCGCCGCTTTGTCCGAGGCGCGCTCGGAGATCTTGAACTGAGCGAAGGGGCGACCGCGGTGCAGGCCTCCGCGATCGAGGATAGAGTCCCCTCATGACGACACCGTCCGCCGAGCTCGACCGGGTCGTGCGCCTCGTTCGCGCGAAGCCCGGCACGCCCGCCGCCGAGCACCTCGACCCGCTCACGGGTGGCGATCCCGCCGCCGTCCTCGACGCGCTCGTGGCGCTGAACGACGTCGCCGCCGCCGCGGGGGACGGCGAGCTGTATCACGCGGTGCTCTTCGCGTTCTTCGCGTTCGACGACGATCGCGCGTGGGCCTCCCCGAGGGCCTGGCTCGACGCCTGGCGCGCCGCGGGCGCGCCGGACAACCCCGGGAGCCCGCTTCGTCAAGGCGTCGAGGCGATGTTTCGGACGGGGCCCGCTGCGCGAGCTCTCGCGACGCTCGGACCGCACGTCGCCGACTTCCGAGACGGGAAGGGCCCGCGTCCGATCGCGGCCCGCGCGCTCGAGGAGGCGTATCTCTTCGCGCGACGCGGCGGGGCGCTCGATCCCGGATGGTTCGAGCTCGCGAGCTCCATGCTCGATGCTCACCCGGACCTCGCGCTGTCGCTCCGGCACATCGTCGCGCTCACCGATCACCCGCGGCGGCTCGACTTCCTGCTCGAGCGCGTCGAGCGAGGCGATGCGTGGCCTGGCGCCTACGAGGGCCTCGGTCGCATCGCGGACGAGCGCGCCGAGGAGGTCGTCCTGAGGGTGCTCGCCGAGGGTGCGGACGCCGACGCGCTCGAGGCGGCGCGTGGGCTCGCCCAGCGCGGCGCGAAGTCGCGCGCGCCGCTGGTGGTCGAGGCGGTGTGCCGGGTCATTCCGAACGCCGGTAAGGTCCGCGTCAACCTGAACCAGCTCCGCGACGCGCTCTTGCCCCTCGCCACGCCCGAGGACGCGCCGAAGCTCCGCGCGGCGGCGAAGCTC
It encodes the following:
- a CDS encoding glycogen synthase, with the protein product MRLLYIAPEVAPFAKTGGLADVLGALPRQMQRLGHDVRVFLPAYAQIDRKKYRLRPVLGPVQIQLGGRRFGVGIASALLPGSDLEIHFVHSPELFARSSIYTADADEHLRFLVLSYGALEACRRLGFSPDVVHCHDWQTALVPLALKTLYARDPVLRRARSLLTIHNLHYQGYFPASVLPETGLARAAHLFHQDYLKEGRLNFLLHGVLYADGITTVSPSYSREIQGPDHGAGLDPFLRTRASTVVGILNGVDYEEWSPEHDPFIPHPYGATDLSGKEKNKAVLLGKLGLEYLPGTPVVGAVSRMVGQKGLDLLAGVLGRALRRHRFQFVLLGSGEHQLEEMYAALQRTFPRQVCFYRGYSNELAHLIEAGADMFVMPSRYEPCGLNQLYSLRYGTVPIVHKTGGLADTVQLFNPKTGRGTGFPFEQHDAQGLTWALETALKLYRDPSVWRKIMLNGMAQNFSWAVQAKQYELLYERLLRN
- a CDS encoding ATPase: MHVVFIEPRFPANQKLFVRALAEVGAKVTAIGEGSKDSLDDELKRWLLHYEEVKNVCDEGAVLRALRFIQGRAHVDRLEAVVEAHIMPTAKVREAAGIPGTSVRTAFLCRDKPAMKEVLREGGIPCAQSTGASTAEEVRAFVERVGFPVILKPRDGAGASGAVRADSLADLGKVLGSFGLGHPGRSIAVEEFIEGHEGFYDTISIKGEVVHEFATHYYPNVLEAMRKRWISPQFVATNRIDSAPGYDEVKLLGRKVVKLLGIETSATHMEWFAGPKGLKFSEIGCRPPGVRAWDLYNVGNDMDLYREWAMAVCAGRPSQRASRRLSAGIIALRPSQDGRISGYDGLEAVGKSFGQYIIDAHTPPIGTPTQPVEAGYMANAWIRMKHENYDELRRMLDVVGQTVKVWAH
- a CDS encoding enterochelin esterase; the encoded protein is MSRKKAIEELQAGPRTPEDVAAFFEGRSFPIVEGSTITFVYRGDAEAIHLKHWVFGLPSSQQLTRIEGTDVWFLTLELPPGSRVEYKLEVVRGGRGEWMEDRLNPNRARDPFGANSVAHGEGYSIPSWIHPDKESKPGKIDELVLDSKVFGGRRSVEIYLPARFRRTRRYPLLVVHDGHDYLRYAALGTILDNLTHRLEIPDMIVAMTSSPDRLVEYANDERHARFLTDELVPQLERALPVDARPQARCLMGASFGAVAALSTAWRRPGYFGRLLLQSGSFAFTDIGDRNHRGPLFDPVVAFMNKLRARPVAMSERVFVSCGMYESLIYENRSLVPMLQGTGMDVRFVEARDGHNWENWRDRLREGLSWLFPGPLLFVYE
- a CDS encoding LON peptidase substrate-binding domain-containing protein; the protein is MTRPEAETPPSFEVALAELPLFPLQQVVLFPGAKLPLHVFEPRYRKMLADCLGSHRTMAVVLVPSPHPVDRHGHPPIAPVAGAGFVVEHQALPDGRSNILLVGKARVSLEELPFEAPYRRARAKLLHDVPTEVSSADFSALAQTATAFAHEVRKREQRFSFHLPPAATPAELADACAQHLVIDADARQRALETLDVRERVQLVTHELVSQTAALSEARSEILN